A single Chloroflexota bacterium DNA region contains:
- a CDS encoding O-acetyl-ADP-ribose deacetylase encodes MDRQEELTEMRVTINKTRLSLVQGDITSQSTDAIVNAANSSLMGGGGVDGAIHRAGGPAILEECKQIVSRQGRLPTGKAVITTGGRLGARYVIHTVGPVWHGGHRSESDLLASAYRESLKIAMANGLKSVSFPSISTGAYGYPVEPAADIALQTVISFLRQEESLNEVVFVLFDATTYETYRKTLEQLTSGNA; translated from the coding sequence GACAAGAAGAGCTAACGGAAATGAGAGTAACCATCAATAAGACCAGGCTCTCACTCGTTCAGGGGGACATTACTAGTCAGAGTACAGATGCCATAGTTAACGCCGCCAACTCCAGCCTGATGGGCGGTGGCGGGGTTGATGGTGCCATTCACCGTGCTGGAGGGCCGGCTATCCTTGAAGAATGTAAACAGATCGTTTCCAGGCAGGGCCGGCTGCCAACTGGCAAGGCTGTCATCACCACAGGAGGGAGACTGGGGGCAAGATACGTCATCCACACCGTGGGTCCTGTCTGGCACGGTGGTCACCGCAGCGAGTCCGACCTTCTGGCCAGTGCCTACCGAGAAAGCCTCAAGATAGCAATGGCCAATGGCTTGAAGAGCGTCTCATTCCCTTCCATAAGCACCGGCGCCTATGGCTACCCTGTTGAACCAGCCGCAGATATAGCCCTTCAGACAGTCATCAGCTTCCTCCGCCAGGAAGAATCCTTGAACGAGGTAGTCTTCGTCCTCTTTGATGCTACAACCTACGAGACATATCGTAAGACACTGGAGCAGTTGACATCAGGGAATGCTTAG